From Miscanthus floridulus cultivar M001 chromosome 15, ASM1932011v1, whole genome shotgun sequence, the proteins below share one genomic window:
- the LOC136506702 gene encoding ubiquitin-activating enzyme E1 1-like, with protein MLPRKREVDAGEVQDLHNKAPRAAAPAQDKDKEVVAEMAGRAPEIDEDLHSRQLAVYGRETMKRLFGSNVLVSGLQGLGAEIAKNLVLAGVKSVTLHDDGKVELWDLSSNFFLSEKDVGQNRAQACVPKLQELNNAVIISTITGDLTKEQLSNFQAVVFTDISIEKAVEFDDYCHSHQPPIALIKSEVRGLFGSVFCDFGPEFTVLDVDGEEPHTGIVASISNDNPALVSCVDDERLEFQDGDLVVFSEVHGMAELNDGKPRKIKSARPYSFTLEEDTTSYGTYIRGGIVTQVKPPKVLKFKTLKEAIKEPGEFLMSDFSKFDRPPLLHLAFQALDKFRTELKRFPIAGSADDAQKLIDLAISINETLGDSKLEEIDKKLLQHFASGSRAVLNPMAAMFGGIVGQEVVKACSGKFHPLYQFFYFDSVESLPVEPLEPSDLKPENSRYDAQISVFGAKLQKKLEQSKIFMVGSGALGCEFLKNLALMGISCSQNGKLTVTDDDVIEKSNLSRQFLFRDWNIGQPKSTVAATAAMAINPKLHVEALQNRASPETENVFNDAFWESLDAVVNALDNVTARMYIDSRCVYFQKPLLESGTLGAKCNTQMVIPHLTENYGASRDPPEKQAPMCTVHSFPHNIDHCLTWARSEFEGLLEKTPTEVNAFLSNPGGYATAARTAGDAQARDQLERVIECLETDKCETFQDCITWARLKFEDYFSNRVKQLTFTFPEDAMTSSGAPFWSAPKRFPRPLEFSSPDSSHLNFLLAASILRAETFGIPIPDWAKSPTKLAEAVDKVIVLDFQPKQGVKIETDEKATSLSSASVDDAAVIEELIAKLEAISKTLPPGFHMNPIQFEKDDDTNFHMDLIAGFANMRARNYSIPEVDKLKAKFIAGRIIPAIATSTAMATGLVCLELYKVLAGGHKVEDYRNTFANLAIPLFSMAEPVPPKTIKHQDMSWTVWDRWTVTGNITLRELLEWLKEKGLNAYSISCGTSLLYNSMFPRHKERLDKKVVDVAREVAKVEVPSYRRHLDVVVACEDDDDNDVDIPLVSIYFR; from the exons ATGCTTCCCCGGAAGCGGGAGGTCGACGCCGGCGAGGTCCAGGACTTGCACAACAAggccccccgcgccgccgccccagCTCAGGACAAGGACAAGGAGGTGGTTGCGGAGATGGCCGGCAGGGCGCCCGAGATCGATGAGGACCTCCACAGCCGCCAGCTCGCCGTCTACGGGCGCGAGACCATGAAGCGCCTCTTCGGCTCCAACGTCCTCGTCTCTGGACTCCAGGGACTAGGCGCTGAGATCG CAAAAAACCTTGTCCTTGCGGGTGTCAAGTCTGTAACCTTGCATGATGATGGCAAAGTCGAGCTATGGGACTTGTCAAGCAACTTCTTCCTCTCAGAGAAGGATGTTGGGCAAAACCGTGCTCAAGCTTGTGTTCCAAAGCTACAGGAGCTTAACAATGCTGTCATCATCTCTACCATAACTGGTGATTTGACCAAGGAGCAGCTTTCTAACTTTCAG GCTGTGGTCTTTACTGATATCAGCATAGAAAAAGCAGTTGAGTTTGATGATTACTGTCATAGCCACCAGCCACCAATTGCTTTAATTAAGTCGGAAGTTCGTGGCCTTTTTGGCAGTGTTTTCTGTGATTTTGGTCCTGAGTTTACTGTTTTGGATGTCGACGGCGAGGAACCACATACAGGAATTGTGGCATCAATCAGCAATGACAACCCAGCACTTGTTTCTTGTGTGGATGATGAGCGTTTGGAGTTCCAGGATGGTGATCTAGTTGTTTTCTCTGAAGTGCATGGAATGGCCGAGCTCAATGatggaaaaccaagaaagatcaAGAGTGCAAGGCCTTATTCTTTCACTCTAGAAGAAGACACCACCTCATATGGCACTTACATTAGAGGTGGTATTGTCACACAGGTGAAGCCACCAAAGGTTCTTAAATTTAAAACCTTGAAGGAGGCAATCAAGGAGCCAGGAGAATTTCTCATGAGTGATTTCTCCAAGTTCGACCGCCCACCTCTTTTGCATTTGGCCTTCCAAGCTTTGGACAAGTTTAGGACTGAGTTGAAACGATTCCCTATTGCTGGGTCAGCTGATGATGCACAAAAGCTGATAGATCTTGCTATTAGTATTAATGAAACTCTTGGTGATAGTAAGCTTGAAGAAATTGATAAGAAGCTCCTGCAGCATTTCGCAAGTGGTTCCAGGGCTGTTTTGAATCCTATGGCTGCAATGTTTGGTGGTATTGTAGGTCAGGAGGTTGTTAAAGCATGCTCAGGGAAATTCCATCCACTTTACCAG TTCTTCTACTTTGATTCTGTTGAATCTCTGCCCGTTGAACCGTTGGAGCCTAGTGATTTGAAGCCAGAGAACAGTAGATATGATGCACAAATTAGTGTCTTTGGGGCTAAGCTTCAAAAGAAACTGGAGCAGTCAAAAATCTTCATGGTTGGTTCTGGGGCTCTTGGATGTGAATTCTTGAAGAACCTTGCGTTAATGGGTATTTCTTGCAGTCAAAATGGGAAGCTGACTGTGACAGATGACGATGTTATAGAGAAAAGCAATCTCAGTCGCCAGTTTCTCTTCCGTGACTGGAACATTGGACAGCCCAAGTCCACAGTTGCTGCAACTGCTGCTATGGCAATTAATCCTAAGCTTCATGTGGAGGCCCTTCAGAACAGAGCAAGTCCTGAGACTGAAAATGTGTTCAATGATGCGTTTTGGGAGAGCTTGGATGCTGTTGTTAATGCATTGGACAATGTGACTGCAAGAATGTACATTGACTCCAGATGTGTATATTTCCAGAAGCCACTTCTTGAATCAGGCACTCTGGGTGCTAAGTGCAACACACAGATGGTCATTCCTCACCTAACAGAAAACTATGGGGCATCCAGAGATCCACCAGAAAAGCAGGCACCTATGTGCACTGTACATTCATTTCCTCACAATATTGATCACTGCCTGACGTGGGCTAGGTCTGAGTTTGAGGGTCTACTTGAGAAGACTCCCACCGAAGTAAATGCTTTCCTGTCGAACCCCGGTGGATATGCAACCGCAGCAAGAACTGCTGGTGATGCACAGGCTAGGGACCAACTTGAGCGAGTTATTGAATGCCTTGAGACAGACAAGTGTGAGACATTCCAAGATTGTATTACCTGGGCCCGGCTTAA gtttgaggattatttctccAACCGTGTAAAGCAGCTGACATTCACTTTCCCTGAAGACGCAATGACTAGCTCTGGTGCTCCTTTCTGGTCTGCTCCTAAGCGGTTCCCGAGACCTCTGGAGTTCTCATCTCCCGACTCAAGTCACCTCAACTTCTTGTTGGCTGCTTCTATACTAAGGGCAGAGACATTTGGAATACCCATACCTGATTGGGCGAAAAGCCCAACGAAACTGGCTGAAGCTGTGGACAAGGTCATCGTTCTGGATTTCCAACCAAAACAGGGTGTTAAGATAGAGACAGATGAGAAGGCTACTAGCCTATCCTCCGCATCTGTTGATGATGCTGCCGTCATTGAAGAGCTTATTGCAAAGCTGGAAGCAATTTCTAAAACATTGCCACCAGGATTCCATATGAACCCTATACAGTTTGAGAAG GATGATGATACCAATTTCCATATGGACTTGATTGCTGGCTTTGCGAACATGCGGGCTAGGAACTACAGCATCCCTGAAGTTGACAAGTTGAAGGCGAAGTTCATAGCGGGAAGAATCATCCCAGCCATCGCCACCTCAACTGCAATGGCCACTGGCCTTGTCTGCCTGGAGCTTTACAAAGTCCTCGCTGGTGGGCACAAGGTTGAAGACTACCGGAACACATTTGCGAACCTCGCAATCCCCCTCTTCTCCATGGCGGAACCTGTGCCACCCAAGACCATCAAGCACCAAGACATGTCCTGGACCGTCTGGGACCGCTGGACCGTAACTGGCAACATCACGCTGAGGGAGCTCCTGGAGTGGCTCAAGGAGAAGGGCTTGAACGCGTACAGCATATCCTGCGGGACCTCGCTGCTGTACAACTCCATGTTCCCGAGGCACAAGGAGCGGCTGGACAAGAAGGTGGTGGATGTGGCCAGGGAGGTGGCCAAGGTGGAGGTGCCTTCGTACCGCCGCCATCTGGACGTTGTGGTGGCctgcgaggacgacgacgacaacgacgtcGACATTCCGCTTGTGTCCATTTACTTCCGGTAA